Genomic DNA from Chloroflexota bacterium:
CTTCAGCATATGCTCTTTCCTCGGCGCGCCCTTTCGACCAGAGATATATACCACTACCTAGCAGGGGAGTAACAAGGATGAAGAGGAGGATCGAACCCAGTAGCATTGCAGGCATATCAGCCTTACCAGATTGAAGGCCACCGAGAAGCCATAGTCCACCCATTGCGCTGATACCTACCCCAATCAGGAAAAGTCCGCCACCGATCATTTTACCACCGCCGATCATAGGTACACCTCGTCCCCATCAGTCTGCTCCTCCCCCGCCGCCCCCGCCACCACCACCGCCTCCAGCCCCACCACTCCAACCTCCACTCCAACCACCACGGGAACTGCTTGGTGCACTGGTGAATACGTGAGAGGTGGAGGTAAGCATACTGAAGAGGCCATCGCTGATGCTCTGTAAACTGCTGAACATTTGATCGCTGCCCTCCTGAAGGGTTGGGAGGCTAGTCCCACTGCCCGGTAGTCCTCCTCGCCTGCTGGAGGGATAACCGTAATCGGGAACCCTCCAGGAGCGGGGGCGTGGATAACGCCGTGGATAGCCTTCATCAGTAGGGACGACCGGCGGGAGACTTTCATACCAGGGCGGGGCCGGTGCACCGATCTGAGCAAACTTGTGTACCCAACTACGCTCTATCCCAAAGGCTATGGCATAAGGAAGATACTTATCAAAGATATCTGTCGCTTCCTTGAGGTTCGTATAGCGCTGAATGTCGGTTAGATACTTGCCGAAGGCAAGCCACCTCGCCCTCTCCTCCGCCCCCTTGGGTGTGCGTCTCGGCATCACCGTGGCTACAGCCATTAGCCCCAGAGCCGGGAACCCAATGCCTAGAAAAGGACAGATAGCCAGATTGGCGTACCGGGTGAGGGCAGCTAGAGCCAGCCCACCCCCGGCTGCTGCCAGAACCAAGACGACACAGCCGGCCAGCCTATAATTGCGCCGCACCCTCTCAGGATTGGCCGTAAAGAAACCAAGCTTCACCACCTCATTGTAGAGATCATCTTTCAGAGAAGGAAGCTCAGTGTAGAATCGTTCCCGCAGACTCGATAAGCGCACCTGGCGGGCACTATGGAATAGGGCCTTGACAAGCGCCTTCTCGTAGGGACGTAGGGGCTGATCCGTGTCCAGTAATTCGTAATAGAAATCCCTTCCACTCCAGGAATCCCCTTCCTGCTTCTCAGTTATCTTGATTATCCCTCGCCTGGCCAGGTCAATGAGAGTGGCGATGATATCCTTGAGGTCGGCCTTCTCATCGATCAGCGTGCCCACTACACCAGGGGGCGAATCGCTTGGGGGATTAGACAGATATTCAGCGGCGAGACGCACCGGTCGATCACGCCCCCGTCGATACCAGAGCAGCCAGAGAAAGACGATACCGAGCACAAGGGAGAAAAGCCCGACTACCAGAAATCCCAAATCGACGAGGGGACGCCACCGCTCATTATAAGCATCCATACGGTCGGCTTCGCTTTGCCAGGCAGGAGGTTGGCCTTTTACGATGCCGTGAGGGAAGCGCATACCGACCTCCAGTCCCCGGTCGGGAGGAATATCGGTAGCGTAGAACTCAATAGTTTGCTCACCCAGAAGGCGTGTTTCCGCTTTCGTATCAAAG
This window encodes:
- a CDS encoding DUF2207 domain-containing protein, translated to MGSLLRRRAEISVMKTRYAWALFVILLSVLGNFGIAQADEPKNYYWDYINVDIIVRPDSALQIVETQKYVFTIGSFHHAYRWIPTDRLASIEGVEVWEGDQPYRRVRSETIGGFTTSVEDGALRIDWWFPYTSGRARTFQIKYLVRGALAFYEQGDRLQWKAIFAEHSKPIRSARVTVHLPAPVAPAQLQLASFDTKAETRLLGEQTIEFYATDIPPDRGLEVGMRFPHGIVKGQPPAWQSEADRMDAYNERWRPLVDLGFLVVGLFSLVLGIVFLWLLWYRRGRDRPVRLAAEYLSNPPSDSPPGVVGTLIDEKADLKDIIATLIDLARRGIIKITEKQEGDSWSGRDFYYELLDTDQPLRPYEKALVKALFHSARQVRLSSLRERFYTELPSLKDDLYNEVVKLGFFTANPERVRRNYRLAGCVVLVLAAAGGGLALAALTRYANLAICPFLGIGFPALGLMAVATVMPRRTPKGAEERARWLAFGKYLTDIQRYTNLKEATDIFDKYLPYAIAFGIERSWVHKFAQIGAPAPPWYESLPPVVPTDEGYPRRYPRPRSWRVPDYGYPSSRRGGLPGSGTSLPTLQEGSDQMFSSLQSISDGLFSMLTSTSHVFTSAPSSSRGGWSGGWSGGAGGGGGGGGGGGGAD